From the genome of Acropora palmata chromosome 8, jaAcrPala1.3, whole genome shotgun sequence:
AGAAAACTTTAAAAGCGGTGGAGAAACTTTATTATTctgaaaaagacaaacttGAGTCTGCATTCGATTTGGACCCAGAGActaaaatttctgaaaatcattttgatgAAAGTAGAATTGCTGAGAAATTCCCCTTGAATGGGTATGATCCTTTTCAAGAAAGACACGTGGTCATAGATGAAAAGGAACATTTTGAGACATCAGTAACGCCAAAAGACCACGTTAGAGATATGTCAGTGAGGGATGAAACAAGAGCTGTTGAGCACAAAGATGATGAAGGTAACATTTTGTATTGAATTGTCaagctttcaaaataactATCTCGTGCATGCATAATTGTTCACTAATTAAAGTTAACAATGCAGTGAGCAATTCATCTGTTCAGGATGTATAAATGGTACTTTATTGTCACAACAATCAATGAAACAATTCTACAATCAAGAAAAATTGACTTCATTGTTGTGTTTCCTCTAGCTTATGAGTTCTCGGAGATAATAAATAGTAAAAAGCTGACCAGAGTATTGACCAATGTTACTTTTGATAAATTGgtgtaacaaacaaaaaatttgtgtGTTGAGCATTAAGCCCTGGGTAAAAAGTGAACTCTTGTCATTTCCAACCTAGCCACAATAATGGTATACAAGATGGATTGTATTCTGAGAGGTACACACTTAAGGTCCTACCATTCTCTTGCTGgtttggttggttttgtatATAAGCAGGAGATCTGCCATTCTCTTGCTGgtttggttggttttgtatATGAGCAGGAGATCTGTATGGGCATTTCCAATGGCAAGCAGAATTACATACAGCCCCCTATACATAGTGGACACAAATATTTTATCAAGcatgtgaaatgaaacaatagcagagagatctgtatcaaaagttaatgaacaCTAATTAGCTGTGTATGagtctgtatcaaaagttaatacaactgGTTAATAATCCAATTTCAATCAACTCCacttgatttgtattgggttTTACAGAGGTACACATGTGACTCAAGTACTGCCCATTGACTGGTCATAACTCTTAtgtatgaattattaatgaatttccaataattattataataaaaccCATTGATCAGGGCTTTCAGTTTCTTAGTGACTAGAGTTATTGGCTGTGAAACTCTCTCACTTCCTTGGCCCTAATAATCTTATGATGCTAATACTTTGCATCATTGCCTCATGATGATTCCcaagtcttttgtttttcagatgaTTCATCTCTGGAAGAATTTCAAGTTCTACGTAGAAGATCCTCAAGTGATCCCACCGAAGGAGATCATGATCACTGGAGAGATGCTGAAACGGGTACAACCAGAGAAGGACCAGGAAATGAAAGAGCTCTTTACACAGAAATGTTTCCTCGGAGGTCCTCAGCCCTTGATCTTGTGGAGGACATGTGGGAAGATTTCTCTGTGTATGATTACCCGCTTGATCCCAGTCCCCCTTGTGAAAAACGCCGAGCAAAAAAAGACTGGGCTCTAAAATTAACTATTCCCAAACCATTTTCAATGTCCGTAAGGGAGTCAACGAAAACTAAGGCTTTATCCAGATCTCAGCGGATTCTACTAGAGgacttaaaaaagaaacaggaaaagGAAGAAGCAGAGCTGCATAAGAAATTTCGCGCTCAGCCAGTACCAGCCACGACATTCCTTCCACTCTATGATGAAATAACCCGTCAAAATGAACTAAGAAGATATAGGGTGAGAGAGATCAGTAAAGCGGTGCTCAAATCTTCCGAAAGACCCTTCAAGTTTATGAAACgagaagaacaaaagaaaaagttacGGCGAACAAAGTCCCTGAGTAACCTATCAGAGCTGAAAAACAAGACGGACGAACGAAGGAAATTTAAAGCGAATCCATTTCCCGATCATTTGTTCGATTTGAGTTTAGCGGATAGGATTGCTGAACAAGAGGAGTACAGAGCGATTCGTTTGAGAATGCGCGCGCAAGAAATGCTGGCCATCTCCCGCTTACCTCCAAATATGGAATCCAGAGGAAAGGAATACTTTCTGGGAACGTTTCGGAGCAAGTTAAGTGAGGGTGGAAATAAGAATGCTTTCATGACAAAGGAACACAAATTTAGGCCTCAAATTAATCCTGATGTTCCAGAGTTTGATGAGCTTCACAGACAATTTGAAAAGGAGAtgagaaataagaaaaaagagaaagagccCACTGTTGTCGAACCTTTTACGCTGAGAACTGCGCATGTATCTGCTGCCCGCAAATCAAGAGTCTCGCGGTCGCAAGAAATGCAGCAGAGTGGACGATCCTCTAGAGATCGATCTGTAAGCCGCGAAAGGTGGCCAAATGCCAGGTCCCTTACACCGCGTGACACCCTTCCGTTTGGGTAagttcttcatttcatttgcagGCCACTGCAAACCCTCTGTGCTGGCTAACTTCATAAGCTCTTAGGACCAAAAGCGACGAAAATATTATCACCAACCAGTTTTGAGACTTCTTAACAAACAAGAGTTGAGTTAAAGCGCCCTGTATAAACTGTAATTGCCTAAGCAGCaggtttattttgcttttcctcTCCCCTCGCGTGTGCTATACATTTGCATCACAAGCCCCAATAAGCGATGGCCCCTAAAACACTTGTGTAGCCTGGGACTGCTAAGTCATATGTCCCGATATcactgaagaagaaaaagaaacactaTGTCATCGTTTGCATTGAACTCCGAAGAATGATATTCTGTTTacaaaaatttattatttaaagcCGGCTTTATGTTACTGGTAAAGAAAAGGTCCTTTACGGAGTTATAAAGGTCGATTTATTAACAGAAAGGGAGCGTCAAATAAAGACAGCAAGGTGTGCGGAATCGCCTGGATACTAATCTTACTTGACTGTTTACGGGCATTTTTCATCGCGTGCGCCTTTGTCAAGTGACAATCCCATTCTTTT
Proteins encoded in this window:
- the LOC141890222 gene encoding protein FAM161B-like, translating into MASGHGASVMRNLCYSAPRHPRTNKPATQNERTTVSLEEEPAENEELRTFDGERPPSSRRNKRQHHVHKAKRSVRDSLSHSFRELDDVDEEHFYEHLLTLKNEHKKTLKAVEKLYYSEKDKLESAFDLDPETKISENHFDESRIAEKFPLNGYDPFQERHVVIDEKEHFETSVTPKDHVRDMSVRDETRAVEHKDDEDDSSLEEFQVLRRRSSSDPTEGDHDHWRDAETGTTREGPGNERALYTEMFPRRSSALDLVEDMWEDFSVYDYPLDPSPPCEKRRAKKDWALKLTIPKPFSMSVRESTKTKALSRSQRILLEDLKKKQEKEEAELHKKFRAQPVPATTFLPLYDEITRQNELRRYRVREISKAVLKSSERPFKFMKREEQKKKLRRTKSLSNLSELKNKTDERRKFKANPFPDHLFDLSLADRIAEQEEYRAIRLRMRAQEMLAISRLPPNMESRGKEYFLGTFRSKLSEGGNKNAFMTKEHKFRPQINPDVPEFDELHRQFEKEMRNKKKEKEPTVVEPFTLRTAHVSAARKSRVSRSQEMQQSGRSSRDRSVSRERWPNARSLTPRDTLPFGITESARLRESSVRQSLEQRIASEQDDIKQSKRRRQRQKILKPEVTRKVMANDNSVQLKRAAKEKVQSFKRSDRARREEYNRELQEMQNRVNRRPLLFEQQSQVTAKRAAERKYADILRNAGVDEAIVQNLVTKDGRIVDAESDDDLVEMGSQIVYSGSRRSSDVENRLRSLAGSVDDDESDVHEEIYDDDAEI